CTGAGGCGCGCATTTGAGGAGGCCGAAGCCGGCGCCTTTGACCTTACTCAACTCCTCCAGGCCGTGAGCGTCAGACGCGTCACTCCTGACGATCCGACGCTTCGGCGACCCAAGGCGAGGATCGAAATCCTGAGGTATGACCCCGACCCGGACGAGAACTGGCTCTGGCAGAATCTCGGCCGAGAGCTCGACCGACTCAATTTTGCGATCTTCAGAAATGACTGGCCCAAGGGCCTCATGGTGGAGCATATCCGCCGCCTTTGGGAAGGTGGGGCCGAGTGTTTGCTGAATTTCGTGGAGTACATACTTACGTTTCACGAGCGCTGGATCGAGCTGCGTGCGCAGGGGCGTGAGCTTGGGCGCCACGAGTTTGAGGCCTGCTTTGGGCCTACCCACCAACAGAATGCATTTGCGTTCATGTTCGAGGCCGCGCAGCCCCAGATTGGAGACTCAGACCTGAGCCTCGTCAAAGAGGACCTCGAGGTTTGGAAGGACCTGCACGCGCGGCTCAACCGGCTAAGCCAGGCGCGCACCGGGCTTGAGGCTGCGCTTTGTGGGCTCTTGAGCTCTAGGCCAGAGCCGCTGCTCATCTTTACGAGCTTTCAGAAGGCTGCTGAAAGACTCTATCAGTGCATCTGCGAGTTCCTCGGTGGGCAGGCTCGGGTGGCGCTCATCACTGGAACCACGGCTGTAGCGACCGGGCTTGGCAGGACCAACCCGGGGGAGCTTCTGGAGCGGTTCGCGCCGCGTGCGCATGGGCGTGAAATCGAGCCGCATCAGCAGATTCAGGTCTTGGTCTGCACGGATTGTCTCTCCGAAGGCGTCAACCTTCAGGATTGTGGGCGCATGGTTCTTGGTGATCTACCCTATACTCCGCAGGGTATCGAGCAGCGAATCGGGCGTATCTGCAGACCCGGGAGCATGTTCGGCGAGGTGGAAGTATGGCTCCCTCGACCACATTCCTGGAACGACAGTCTGGGCCTTAGGACTCGCCTCAACACCAAGATTGATGCGGCTGAGACGGCGGGGACGCCCTTTCAAACGGTTGGCACAAGGCGTGCCAAGCAAACTGAGCTTCCGGCGTTGGCGGCGATGACTCGGCTCGACGAGTTGGCGGCGCGCTTTGGACGTGAGTTGAACCTTGAGAATCAGCATTGGGAGGTAGATGGGCCCGAGGACGAACTTTGGGCGGTGGTTGAATACATGGATGGAGAGTTGTCTTGGCGGAGGTTGGTGTATTTTCGGGACGGTAAGGAGGCCACGCTGGTGAACGCGTTGGAGAAGGTCCCACGGCTCGTTGAGAGCGCGCAGACCTTGATTCCAGCGGAGCCTCCCGAGTGGTTTGAGAGGTGGCTTGAGCGGGAAGAAGACCGGCTCAATGGTGCCGTCCTGGCGCCGGCGAATTTGGACGCGAGACAGACCGAGATATGGCGGCTGATTCGCAATATGTGTGATGCCGAGGAGGTGGCGGACCTGCGTCAGCGCGTCTTGCAGCCGCTGAGTCGTGCCGAACTAGAGGGTCTTGTGGGTGCAAAGGATCCGGTTGCAGCCGCGCGCGGGCTTAAGGCGCGGCCGGCCCGACGCATCCGGCTTGTACACGCGGGCTCAGTCGCGTCTAATCCACAAACGAAGACGTCCAAGCCGGCAATTCAGGCTTCTTCTCCGACTTCAAAAGCTTGTGCCACTCCGCATCTGTGAGCCGCTCAGAAATCGGTTGCTGAAACTCGTAGTAGGAGAAGATCGCGCCCTGAGTCATGGTGGACGCCACGCCATCTGGCACAGCCACCCACATATCCATCAGAGGACCAATACCGATCTGCAACGCCTCATTCCGAGTGATATTCGTGTGAATATCGGTCACCAATGCCACACCATTTTCCGCACGCTGCTCGCCGAGCACAGTAGCAGGCCCCGGCGTGAATTCTCCAATCATCATCAACGTAATCTGCTCGAGCTTCGCGCCAAAGAACTCAATAAACTGAAGGTCTTCTTCGGAAAGAGCACTCCCCTGAACCTCTTTCTCCGCTATCTCAGCCAGGCGACTCGCGAGGGCGCGCGAGTTCAAAATCTCCTCGGCGTACGGGTCAAAATTCGGCTCATCGCGCTTCCAAAGGTCCTTGTAAACACGCGCCGTCAAGGCCTCGATCGCCCGGAAGAACGCGGGATTCGGGTCAACACTTCCTCGAGGTGTAGGCAGAATTGGCTGTTCCATATAGGCCAAAAGCGTCACGTCGCCACCGCACTCAGCGCTATAGTCTTGGCCTGCGTAAAGCACGGCCGAGTGCTTGAGCTGCACATAACCACCGAGCGCCGAGAACACTGACCGCTCACGCCAAGCGTTGGTCTTCGTATAAGGCAAACCGTCCACAGCGCTCGCGTCAGCCAGAACACCAAGCACGGCCAACCACGCATGATAGATGTCCGTGGACCAGTAGGCATCCGCGGGGCCCGGCGTCACTTCACGCAACCCGTCCATCTGCTTAACCCAAGCGGCGCGCCACTCCTCAGACTGCGCAGCAGCCCCAAGCTCATAGGCGGTGCTCGACCCAAGAACCGACATCACGTCCAGCCCCGATGGGAACGGACGCATCGGCACGTCGGGGTGCAGGAGCCGCCTGAAGAACGTGGTATCTAGCCCTACGCGCTTGGGTAAGAACACAACCTTGATGGCCCGCTCGTCCGCGCCACTCGGGTCACGAATCAAGACCGGTCCTCGTAGTGCGCTCAAGATTTCCTTGACCTTCGCGGCATCAAAAGGCTCGAACGCGTCACGGTGATTCCGGCGCCCTTCCACGGCATGAGAGACGGTGGCATCCACGGGTTTACCCATAAACGCAGCGATAGTCGCGTTGACGTCAGACCAAGTCTTAAGCGCATTATCACTTCCGATGGCGGTCTTCTCCATCACATCTAAAAGACCCACGAGGCTCGCGTCAAAGGGCAGCGGGGCCTGCGCAAACCACGTCATCGCAAGGAAGTAGCCACCAAGGTCGTTCTCGGCGTAATTCCCGCGAATCTTGAACTGCGACCAGTCCAGAGCCACCGGCTCCGCCATACCCGGCACCTTGAGCTCGCCGAGCCCCTCATGCGCCATAATCTTAGTGATGTTCGACTCAACCTCCGCCTTCAGCTCAGCCGGAAGGCTCGAAAGAGCCTTGGGAATCTCCCCGGCCAAAGCACCAGCCACAGGCGGGTGACGATCCCACGGATTCTCAAGCTCCTGCCGCGCGTTAACCACCGAATCTACTGCACCAAGCGGCACCCAAGCTGTAGCAAAATAAACCGCCAGATACTTCTCAGATGGGTTTTTGGTGCGCTTGAACGACTCCAGGTAGTGTTGCCAGAGAGCCTGACTCAACATGCGGAGCCGCTCACCGTTTTGAACTTCAGCCTCTTCGATGATCCTCAAAAACTCATCGCGATAGACCTGCAGTACGGCATCGGCCGTCACGAACTGAGGGCGCCGCTCGTAGCGAAGCTTTTCATAATGGGCATAGAACTCCTTCGCCTGACTTTCGCGTACCACAAATCGATTCTGGGCGAGCTTTTCAGACTCCTCCCAGAGCTCCGGGAAAAGGTGCAGGTTCTTGACGTCCTGAAGGTAGAACTCGGTCGCCACCTCGTAGATTTTCTGGCCGTCATCAAAGTAAATTCGCTGGCCGTCTGGCGCCCAAACAAGTTGATTCGCTTTGAGATTCGCCAGCGGTTTCCACTCCTTTGAGTTACGAGGCTTGAAAACCGGGACGCCCTCTTTGGATGCGACCATAAGGGTGTGGTTGGCCGAATACGAAGGGTCGAGGGCGGCTCCCTGAGACTCACCCTCAAAACGCGTGTAGCGCTTGGGCAAGAGCGCTTTGCAAGCTTCCTCGTCGAACTCTTCGTTCATGCCCGAGCATTCTTTTGGAACGCTTGTACTCACGATCTTAGCGGCGTCCTCGAAGGTCTGGTCCCAGATCGCCTTGGCATCAACCACCTGCCCGTCACACACCATCGCCAGGCTCAGGCCATCGCCGGAAAAGCTCGGCGAATGGCAGTCCTTCCCGTCTGGCGACACGCGATAGGAGTGCGTGTCGTGCGGCGCAGCCTCGGTGCGCTCGCCACGATCCGCATCGGATTTGAGGCTCGTGGTCCAAACCTCGTTTTTGCCGCCCACCGCTTTGGTGAACGCAATCTTGTAGTAGTGGTTCTGAGGTTGACCCCATGGAGGCCCGCACCCGTCCTCGGAAAGCAGGAAGTACTCAAAGCCCACCGAACTTACGCTCGGACTCAGGATTTCGCCTTCGAGTTCGGTGATCTTCTCCAGGGTTTTGCCCTCGAGATCGCTGAACCATAGTGCGGATTTTGAGCCTACTTTGCCCACAAAAACCACGCCATTTGGGGCGAACGTCGGATCCGATTGTTCACCGCTCTGTGCAACGAGTTGGCGCTCCTCACCGGTTTGAAGATCGCGCACAAAGACCGCGCGGCTTTCGTCCGCCGCGCGCTCAAAAGCCATGAATCTGCCCGTGGCATCAATCGCCGGATTTTGGCCTTCTGTAAGCTCAACCGTTGCCCCTCCAGTAGGCGCCACGGAGTCCACTACTTGCTGTTCAGACTTACAGCCACCAAGGGCCAAGATGGTCGAAAAAGCCAGGATTTGAATGCGCCACATATATTCTCCCAAAAACAGGTCAATCTTGAGACTCACACTCCTTCAAAAACCCATCAATGGAAACAAGAACCTTGGCCTTTTCAAAAATTGGGTCGAGTGGATGGAACCTTTCCAAATCTCTAGTGTCGGACCTTAAGACACGACAAATTGGCAACCCACTAACGCGAGGAAAACAATGATGACTCGACGCTTAGCGCTCTTGTGCGCTCTATCTCTGGCCGTTGCATGCCAGACCGAGAACCAACCAAAGACCAGTGAACATGCGGACGTAGAGCCTGTGACTCAAGAGACGAGCGAGGCTTCAGTGGAGCCAAAGCCGGTTGAACCTGGTGAAGCCACTGATCCGATGGAGGCTTTGAAGCTCGTAGTAGATACCCCTGAGCCGAAGCCCATCGCCCAAACGGAGGACACAAAAGAAGAGAAGGACATCCCAAAACTCAAAGCGCAGGCGTCTCAAGTGGGAGGCCTCGGGCTCATTGGGAGTGGACGCGGAGGCGGGGGAGTGGGCTATGGGCATGGCGTTGGCAGTCTGGGTAGCCGCGGAACCGGGGCACGCATCGGAGGTCGAAGTCTCGGCGACCGAATCTCAAGGTCCAACAACCCAGACTTTGTGGACTATGGCACAAACCCCGTGGTTCGCGCGGAAGTAGACCGATTCGCGACCTTTGCAGCCGACGTGGATAACGCGAGCTACACCATGGCGCGCCGCGCGTTGAACGAAGGAAGGATGCCGCATCCATCATTGGTTCGAGTCGAAGAGTTCGTCAACGCATTCCCCTACAACTACGGGGTGGCCAAAGATGGCCCATTTGCTGTTCATACCGAGGCCGCGCCCTCGCCCTTCTCCACGGACCCAAACACCCGCATCCTTCGAGTTGGCGTACAGGCGCGCGAACTTGAGAAGAAGGAGCGCGGGCCAGTTCACCTGACCTTCCTCGTGGATGTCTCCGGCTCCATGAGCCGCCCCGACAAGCTCCCGCTCGCCCAGCGCGCCCTCAACCATCTCTTGGACAATATGCGGCCCGAGGATTCGGTAGCCGTGGTGACCTATGCGTCTTCCACCAAGGTGGTGCTGCCAAAGACATCTTTGGCCCAAAAGGAGCGCATCAAAGACGCTGTGGATTCACTCAGCGCAGGCGGCAGTACGGCTATGGGCGAAGGCCTCGAGCTTGCTTACCGTGAGGCCGCAAAGAACCTCCAGCCGGGCCACGTGAGCCGAATCATCGTGCTCTCAGACGGCGACGCAAACGTGGGTTCGTCGAGCCATGACGAAATTCTGAAGCGAATTCGAGGATACGTGCAGGAAGGCGTCACGCTCTCTACGGTCGGCTTTGGAATGCGCTCGTTCAAGGACCCGATGATGGAGCAGCTCGCGAACAAAGGGGACGGCAACTATGCCTATATCGACTCGTTCGAAGAGGCGAAACGATTCTTCGGCTCTGAGCTCGATGGCACCCTCCACGTGATCGCGAAGGACGTAAAATTCCAGGTGGAATTCCATCCCGAACACGTAGAGACCTATCGCATCATCGGATACGAGAACCGCGAGGTGGCGGATAAAGACTTCCGAAATGACGCTGTGGACGCAGGTGAAGTGGGGCCAGGACACCGGGTCACCGCCCTCTTTGAGGTCAAACTCAAACATCGGGAGCCCGCCCAGTTTGCCACCGTCAGAATCCGACATATCGAGCCAGGCCAGACGAGCGCCATCGAGTCCAGATACCCGCTCCATTTGCATCGGGTGCGCACGACCCTCGGGCACGCAAGCCACGAGCTGCAATTCGCGGTGGCTGTAGCCGGGTTCGCCGAGATTTTGCGCAAGAGCCCCTATGCCAAGGACTTGAGCTACGACCTCGTCTTGGAAGTAGCCGAGTCCTCGGCGGGCTCGAGTGCCAAACGGCGCGAATTGGTGGATTTGATCAAGGCGGCGAAACGCCTCGATTCACAGGGATGAGTTAGTTCTACTCTGAGTCGTATCAATACCCACAAAGGTCTTGTGCCAACGCCTTGCAACGCTCAGATTCGGCAAATCTCTTAGGTGGGACACATCCTCCCGGAAAGACTAGGCAGTTTCCCTCTAAATCTTCCATGAAATAGATATTGTTGTCGCAATTCTGCTCAGGAGCACACGTAACATTCACCATTGTCGTACAAGCACTACCCGTTGCGACTTCATAGGCAGCCATCGGATAACATTCCGGAAACTCGCTGCATCTGTCTACAGGGAGGTTTTCACAAGAACAAATTCCATCTGCTGTGCATTCAGGACCATCGGCGTCATGAGGCATGTCCGAAGTGTCACTGAAATCTGCTTCCGCATCGGATTGATTTGACCCGGTAGTTCCTTGATCACCTCGTCCGTTTTGATTCAGAAGAGTCGAATCATCAGAGCAACTGATGAAAACAACTAGAGCCAAAAACATGATTGAATTTCTCACCTTTCCCTCCGTTTCGAATCAACACCAGGGCTGTCCCCATCGTTCCCAGCGTATCCTGATGGAAACCAGAGTAGCATAGAGTTTGGTCTACAAACGAACCTTTTGCGCAAGAGCCCCTCTGCTAAGGACTTTAGCTACGAGCGGGCTCTAGTGCCAAACGGCGAGAATTGGTGAAGTTGATCAAGGCGGCGAAACGCCTTGATTCGCAGGGATAAGTTAGTCCTTCTTCTTGAACTTCGAGCCGATTAACGGGATGAACATCGCCCCGATAAACACAGCCGAGAGTCCGTACATAACCATATCTTGACCGGTCATGTTTCCTCCTCAATGTTTGGTGAGCCAGAGCTCACGCTGATATTCACGGCATAAACGGGTTATGCCAGCAACGCTCGGCGGGAAGACCCGCAAAGCACAACATGAACATCAGGAAACTTGAGGCGGAGAGTGAGACGGCGCAAAGAGCAGGCGCTCTTTGCGCATGACAAACCAAGGCTCTAGCTCGGGCGTGGGTAGCCAAACACCTAGAACTTTCGGCGGATCAACCACCACCCAACCATGTACAAGGCCAGCCCCCGATCCAGACGACCCAGGCGCCTCAGGAAGAGGCTCATTATGCGTCAGACCAAGATCGGGGCTCAGAGTGCCAGCGTCAACAAACGCCGGCTCATACTCGACCTCCACGCTCGCAGCACTCCACGCCGTTTGACCTACAACAAATAGCCAAACAAAAGCGAGTGCCAGAAGATTTAGAGGAAGTCTTTTCACGCCAGCAATTGTCGGCACATCGTGGCGAAAGTCAAGCGGACGGCCTTTTTCCTGAATGTCCTCGACTTACTTTCCAATCGGCTTGGTCTCCTATTGCGAAAAACAACGCAAAACGTTATCTTTTGCGCTGGAGTGCTCGGAAACCGCGCGAAGTTGCCAA
This Microvenator marinus DNA region includes the following protein-coding sequences:
- a CDS encoding vWA domain-containing protein; translation: MTRRLALLCALSLAVACQTENQPKTSEHADVEPVTQETSEASVEPKPVEPGEATDPMEALKLVVDTPEPKPIAQTEDTKEEKDIPKLKAQASQVGGLGLIGSGRGGGGVGYGHGVGSLGSRGTGARIGGRSLGDRISRSNNPDFVDYGTNPVVRAEVDRFATFAADVDNASYTMARRALNEGRMPHPSLVRVEEFVNAFPYNYGVAKDGPFAVHTEAAPSPFSTDPNTRILRVGVQARELEKKERGPVHLTFLVDVSGSMSRPDKLPLAQRALNHLLDNMRPEDSVAVVTYASSTKVVLPKTSLAQKERIKDAVDSLSAGGSTAMGEGLELAYREAAKNLQPGHVSRIIVLSDGDANVGSSSHDEILKRIRGYVQEGVTLSTVGFGMRSFKDPMMEQLANKGDGNYAYIDSFEEAKRFFGSELDGTLHVIAKDVKFQVEFHPEHVETYRIIGYENREVADKDFRNDAVDAGEVGPGHRVTALFEVKLKHREPAQFATVRIRHIEPGQTSAIESRYPLHLHRVRTTLGHASHELQFAVAVAGFAEILRKSPYAKDLSYDLVLEVAESSAGSSAKRRELVDLIKAAKRLDSQG
- a CDS encoding DUF3160 domain-containing protein, which encodes MWRIQILAFSTILALGGCKSEQQVVDSVAPTGGATVELTEGQNPAIDATGRFMAFERAADESRAVFVRDLQTGEERQLVAQSGEQSDPTFAPNGVVFVGKVGSKSALWFSDLEGKTLEKITELEGEILSPSVSSVGFEYFLLSEDGCGPPWGQPQNHYYKIAFTKAVGGKNEVWTTSLKSDADRGERTEAAPHDTHSYRVSPDGKDCHSPSFSGDGLSLAMVCDGQVVDAKAIWDQTFEDAAKIVSTSVPKECSGMNEEFDEEACKALLPKRYTRFEGESQGAALDPSYSANHTLMVASKEGVPVFKPRNSKEWKPLANLKANQLVWAPDGQRIYFDDGQKIYEVATEFYLQDVKNLHLFPELWEESEKLAQNRFVVRESQAKEFYAHYEKLRYERRPQFVTADAVLQVYRDEFLRIIEEAEVQNGERLRMLSQALWQHYLESFKRTKNPSEKYLAVYFATAWVPLGAVDSVVNARQELENPWDRHPPVAGALAGEIPKALSSLPAELKAEVESNITKIMAHEGLGELKVPGMAEPVALDWSQFKIRGNYAENDLGGYFLAMTWFAQAPLPFDASLVGLLDVMEKTAIGSDNALKTWSDVNATIAAFMGKPVDATVSHAVEGRRNHRDAFEPFDAAKVKEILSALRGPVLIRDPSGADERAIKVVFLPKRVGLDTTFFRRLLHPDVPMRPFPSGLDVMSVLGSSTAYELGAAAQSEEWRAAWVKQMDGLREVTPGPADAYWSTDIYHAWLAVLGVLADASAVDGLPYTKTNAWRERSVFSALGGYVQLKHSAVLYAGQDYSAECGGDVTLLAYMEQPILPTPRGSVDPNPAFFRAIEALTARVYKDLWKRDEPNFDPYAEEILNSRALASRLAEIAEKEVQGSALSEEDLQFIEFFGAKLEQITLMMIGEFTPGPATVLGEQRAENGVALVTDIHTNITRNEALQIGIGPLMDMWVAVPDGVASTMTQGAIFSYYEFQQPISERLTDAEWHKLLKSEKKPELPAWTSSFVD
- a CDS encoding DEAD/DEAH box helicase; translation: MEMKQWFQHALHLVGHAGGQRQESDLREFQLVAARRIAMMAQTYGVALEADATGLGKTRTCAMAAILVRNQARSKHPIVLVVPHRVAGMWRATLEHLNVQKENFRVMSHTDLSRGKPLPKACVVVVDEAHRFKNPEAIRTKTLVRGLGDTPLVLATATPVINSIWDLYHLLEIGMSDTACVRVCGRGLRRAFEEAEAGAFDLTQLLQAVSVRRVTPDDPTLRRPKARIEILRYDPDPDENWLWQNLGRELDRLNFAIFRNDWPKGLMVEHIRRLWEGGAECLLNFVEYILTFHERWIELRAQGRELGRHEFEACFGPTHQQNAFAFMFEAAQPQIGDSDLSLVKEDLEVWKDLHARLNRLSQARTGLEAALCGLLSSRPEPLLIFTSFQKAAERLYQCICEFLGGQARVALITGTTAVATGLGRTNPGELLERFAPRAHGREIEPHQQIQVLVCTDCLSEGVNLQDCGRMVLGDLPYTPQGIEQRIGRICRPGSMFGEVEVWLPRPHSWNDSLGLRTRLNTKIDAAETAGTPFQTVGTRRAKQTELPALAAMTRLDELAARFGRELNLENQHWEVDGPEDELWAVVEYMDGELSWRRLVYFRDGKEATLVNALEKVPRLVESAQTLIPAEPPEWFERWLEREEDRLNGAVLAPANLDARQTEIWRLIRNMCDAEEVADLRQRVLQPLSRAELEGLVGAKDPVAAARGLKARPARRIRLVHAGSVASNPQTKTSKPAIQASSPTSKACATPHL